The DNA segment tccctctcccttcccttgcaGCTCAGTCCAGCCCAAcacacctccctctcccttcccttgcaGCTCAGTCCAGCCCAAcacacctccctctcccttcccttgcagctcagcccagcccaacacacctccctctcccttcccttgcaGCTCAGTCCAGCCCAAtccacctccctctccccttgcaGCTCAGTCCAGCCCTAcccacctccctctccctgcccttgcAGCTCAGTCCAGCCCAACacatctccctctccctgcccttgcagctcagcccagcccaacacacttccctctcccttcccttgcagctcagcccagcccaacacacttccctctcccttcccttgcaGCTCAGTCCAGCCCtacccacctccctccctctccccttgcagctcagcccagcccaacacacttccctctcccttcccttgcaGCTCAGTCCAGCCCAAtccacctccctctccctgcccttgcAGCTCAGTCCAGCCCAAgacacctccctctccctgcccttgcAGCTTAGTCCAGCCCTAcccacctccctctcccttcccttgcaGTTCAGTCCAGCCCTAcccacctccctctccccttgcaGCTCAGTCCAGCCCTAcccacctccctctcccttcccttgcaGTTCAGTCCAGCCTTAcccacctccctctccctgcccttgcagctcagcccagcccaacacacctccctctccccttgcaGCTCAGTCCAGCCCAAGAcacctctctccctgcccttgcagctcagcccagcccaatccacctccctctcccttcccttgcaGCTCAGTCCAGCCCAAGAcacctctctcccttcccttgcaGCTCAGTCCAGCCCTAcccacctccctctcccttcccttgcaGCTCAGTCCAGCCCAAtccacctccctctccccttgcaGCTCAGTCCAGCCCTAcccacctccctctcccttccctcgcAGAGCCTCCTAGCGCGGGACAGCGGCGAGCCGGCCGGCGCCCGAGCCGGGGACCTGCGCGGCTGATCTGATCGGTGTATGATGGACCTGGCCCCTtggaaggagatggaggtggctCTGGTGAGCTTCGACAACGCCGATCAGATCGTGGAGGACCCCACGTACCCCAACGAGCTCAGCCCCGCCGGGCCGGCGCGGAAGGGCCACCCCGGCTGCGCCaacctcctctccaacctgcgGATCCTCATCAACAGCGAGAACGCCAACAATGAGACCCTCTTCTCCCGCTTCCCCCCCGAGTTCGGCGACCACCTGCTGGGGGAGCGGGGGGGCATGGAGGAGGGCGACCAGCGCGTCATCATCAACATCGCCGGGCTGCGCTTCGAGACGCGGctcaagaccctcaaccagttCCCCGAGACCCTGCTGGGGGACCCCGAGAAGAGGATGCGCTACTTCGACTCCATGAGGAACGAGTACTTCTTCGACCGCAACCGGCCCAGCTTCGACGGCATCCTCTACTACTACCAGTCCGGGGGCAAGATCCGGCGCCCGGCCAACGTCCCCATCGACGTCTTCGCCGACGAGATCACCTTCTACGAGCTGGGCGACGAAGCCATGGACCAGTTCCGGGAGGACGAAGGGTTCATCAAGGACCCCGAGACCCTCTTGCCCACCAATGACTTTCACAGGCAGTTCTGGCTGCTCTTCGAGTACCCCGAGAGCTCCAGCGCGGCCCGGGGCGTGGCTTTGGTCTCCGTGCTGGTCATCGTCATCTCCATCATCATCTTCTGCATGGAGACCTTGCCGGAGTTCCGGGAGGAAAGGGAGTTCCGGTCGGCCCAGGAGCTCTCCGGGAACCTGACGGACACCCTGCTGGCCCACAGCACCTTCACGGACCCCTTCTTCGTCATCGAGACCGCCTGCATCGTCTGGTTCTCCTTCGAGCTCTTCGTCCGCTTCGTCGTCTGCCCCAGCAAGACGGAGTTCTTCCGGAACATCATGAACATCATCGACATCGTCTCCATCATCCCCTACTTCGTCACCCTCACCACCGAGCTCATCCAGCAGAGCGAGCTCAACGGCCAGCAGAACATGTCCCTGGCCATCCTGCGCATCATCCGCCTGGTGCGGGTCTTCCGCATCTTCAAGCTCTCCCGGCACTCCAAGGGGCTGCAGATCCTGGGCCAGACCCTCAAGGCCAGCATGCGGGAGCTGGGCCTGctcatcttcttcctcttcatcggcgtcatcctcttctccagcgcCGTCTACTTCGCCGAGGTGGACGAGCCCCAGTCGCACTTCTCCAGCATCCCCGACGGCTTCTGGTGGGCCGTGGTGACCATGACCACGGTGGGCTACGGGGACAtgtgtcccaccaccctgggGGGCAAGATCGTGGGGACCCTGTGCGCCATCGCGGGGGTGCTGACCATCGCCCTGCCCGTCCCGGTCATCGTCTCCAACTTCAACTACTTCTACCACCGGGAGACGGAGAACGAGGAGAAGCAAatgctgccgggggaggtggagAGGATCCTCACCAGCGTGGTCACAGGCACGGGCAGCATGGAGTCCCTCAACAAGACCAACGGAGGCTACCCACGGGACAAGGCCAAGAAGTGATAGGGGGGGCAGGCCGTGGAGGCAGGGACTGGCTCGGCTTGGCTGGGGCTCAAACATCTGCACGCTCTGAGCTGGGATTTCTTTTGACAccaaatctgctgctgctttggggttggggtttggggcttcttttgggggggtttggtttggtttactttggtttggttccgttttggtttgtttggtgttttgttttgttttcatttgctttggtttggtttggtttgggtttgggtttggtttagtttcatttgattgcttttgttttgtttagcttttggtttggtttgctttgggtttggtttggtttggggttgggtttggtttggtttcatttgattgcttttgttttgtttagcttttggtttggtttggtttgggtttggtttggtttcatttgattgcttttgttttgtttagcttttgctttggtttggtttggttttgggtttgggtttgagtTTGGATTGATTTGTTTtgatggggttgggttgggtttgatttgctgttggttttgaatttggttttggggttgggttgggtttgggtttggttgtgggtttggtttgggttggctttgggtttggtttggtcttgggtttgggttgcttatggttttggtttggttgggtttctttcatttggtttggtttggttttggttttgttgggtttgctttgggtttggtttggtcttggGTTTGATTTcgttttggtttgggatttgttttggtttggggggcttgggtttggtttggctttggtttagtcttggttttggtttggtttggttttttgtttgggtttttttcatttggtttggttttggttttgttgggtttggtttggttttggtttggttttggtttggttttggtttggattgggtATGGTTTGGttatgttttttgtttgtttgggtttctttcatttgctttggtttggtcttggttttgttgggtttggttttggtttcctttggttttggtttggctttggtttggtcttggttttggtttggctttgatttggtcttgggtttggttgggtttgggtttggttttgttgggtttggttttgatttggctttggtttggtcttgggtttggtttggttttggttttggtttggttttggtttggctttggtttggtcttgggtttggtttggttttgatttggtcttggttttggtttggttttggttttgttgggtttggttttggtttgctttgggtttggtttggctttggtttggttttggttttgtcttggtttggttttttgttttgctttggtcttttttgcatttggtttggttttggtttggttttggtttggtttggctttgctttggctttgctttggtttgggttttgttttgttttgggtttgtttcatttggtttggtttggtttgggttgggtttgttttttgttttgttttggtttggtttcatttggtttggtttggtttccatTTGCTTTGGTTCAGGGTTCGGGTTTGGTTTGGacttttgggttggggttggggtttttttttgcttgctggttttgtgcttttgtttggttggaggtttttggttgggtttggtttgatttggggtttttttttgtttgtttgctttattttctttcttttgtttatttttttttctcttagccATCTTCCAATCTCTGAGTTCCTGCAGCTACTCAAATAAAGACCATTTCTTATCTCACtccctggcccagcagcctgctgagctgtcttccctcttctctgatGCTCCTCTGCTTGACATCCAGCATCTGGCCATGGAGTCAGGGTGGACTTCCTCACACACAGAGACTTCCCCCAGCTGTTGAATAAGGGTGGGGGATAAAAAAGGGCAGAGTGATGTGAGATGCTTTGCTTGGTGGtacccagctgcccagggtggttggagccaggtgggggttgggctcttctcccaggcaagcagcagcagaacaagaggacacagtctcaagctgtgccaggggaggtttaggctggaggggaggagaaagttcttcccagagagagctgtgagccattgggatgtgctgcccagggaggtggtggagtccccatgcctggaggtgttcagggggggattggatgtggcacccaacacctcctgactactaaaccatggccccaagtgccacatccaatccccccctgaacacctccaggcatggggactccaccacctccctgggcagcacatcccaatggtgaacaactctctctgggaagaactttctcctcacctctagtctaaacctcccctggcacagcttgagactgtgtcctcttgttctgttctgaTTGCTCCTGCAAAATGCTCAGcttaaggagaaactgctttgctgtgagggtgatggagcattgAACCAGGATGTGAAGagaggtccagttctgggtacaagagagacagagaagtgctggagagagtccaggggaggctgggaagctgctgagaggcctggagcagctctggcaggagctgagagccctggggctgagagcctgcagcagagcagccccagagggcagctgagcaatgctcagcaagagctaaaggagctgtggggggcaagaggctggggccaggctctgctgagtggtgcccagggccaggccaaggggcaaggggcacagagtggcagccaggaggttggagctgagcaggaggagaaagttgtttggggtgaggctgctggagcctggagcaggctgcccagagaggttgtggagtctgctggggtggagagcttccaaccccccctgggcactgtgcccctgggcaagctgctgagggagccctgctggagcaggggggttggagcagaggatctccagagctcccttcctacCCTTAccatgctggagctctgggatTCACTAACTCAGGTTACCTGCTGTCCAAGTGCCCCGGGGGGATCAGCCACCACCACCTCGGGGATTCATTGCCCCTTAGGTAGCTGCAGATgtggcagggtgctgagggctggcagctgcctgcagctctgcttccccttcTCTAAAGTCACTTTTGGTTTCCTAACCCATGCAAATTCCCTTCAGCATTCCAGGTAGGAGCAAAGCAGCCACAGACcattctgctgctctccctctctctctctcctgccagcAGGTTTCCCTCTGACAAAAACATTTTGTTCCAGcctccctcttcccctggctctgtgtttgttttctctgatgTTTCAGCCTACATTCTCTCACAGGTTCTCCCTGCAGACTCCACACATCCAAGCTGCTTAGCCCACATCTGGTGGCTCATCCCCCTGACAGGTTCCACACCACCCTTACACAACCTTtgccagcagcctcagctttGCCATCTCATTCAGAAAGGAGCCAGGAGAGATGGAGTTCAATGGATTTCAGTCCTGGCCTGATGGAAATAAGGAATCTGGGCTCGCTGGGAGTGTCTCCCTGGCAGCAATCCCAGGATCccagggacccaaagagatcattgagtccaacccccctgccagagcaggaccagagcatccagctcaggtcccacaggaacacatccagatagggcttgaaagtctccagagaggactccacaacctctctgggcagcctgctccagggctctgggagcctcacagtgcagaagttcctcctcatggtgaggtggaacctcctgtgctgcagcttacatccattgctccttgtgctgtcccagggagcaagtgagcagagcctgtcccctccctcctgacccccagccctcagatattgataagcattgattaaatcccctctcagtcttctcttctccaggccaaacagccccaggtccctcagcctctcctcacagggcagtgctcagtcccctgatcatcctcattgccctctgctggaccctccccagcagatccctgtccctcttgaactggggagcccagaactgaaggcagtGCTCAAGATGAggtcaagaggggcttggatgtggcccttggagccatagtttagttgtcaggaggtgttgggtgacagcttggacttgctgatccttgaggtcctttcctaccttattgattctctgattctatccTTCGGTGCAGCTTTTCTCCTGCTCGTCCCTGCAGCACCGAGCAGCCCTGGCACGGCAGCCACCAGATGGCAGCCCAGGATAGGCATTGCCGGGACAGCCTCGGGCCCGAggtgctgccctctccctccagcGCAGGTTCGGAAGCCTCCCGGTGCTTTGTGTCTGTATGGCATGTGGGAAGGGAGCCTTTGGCCATGGCCATGCTCTCCTAGAAcgactgaggttggaagagacctttcagatcacgcAGTCCaagccttaccccagcactgccccagggcaccaccagcccatggccctcagcaccacatccccagggctttgaaacccctccagggatggggactccaccactgccctgcctgggcagcctgggccaattttccctttgagggaagaaattgttcctcatggccaacctaaacctcttctggtgaACTTGaggctcttgtcctgtcacttgttccttgggagaagaaaacaacctggctccagcctcctttcagggagctgcagagagcaatgaggtctctgctcagcctcctttcagggagctgcagagagcaatgaggtctctgctcagcctcctttcagggagctgcagagagcaatgaggtctctgctcagcctcctttcagggagctgcagagagcaatgaggtctctgctcagcctcctttcagggagctgcagagagcaatgaggtctctgctcagcctcctttcagggagctgcagagagcaatgaggtctctgctcagcctcctttcagggagctgcagagagcaatgaggtctctgctcagcctcctttcagggagctgcagagagcaatgaggtctctgctcagcctcctttcagggagctgcagagagcaatgaggtctctgctcagcctcctttgctccaggatTCAGGAGCTGCCTCCTGGCCCAGCATTTGGCCTGCTGCTCCTGAATGGGACAAGGACACAGCTTCCTTCTCCTACCCTCCACCCACCATGGGCACAGCTACagcccctgggtgctcctggcaGGTGCTGTCCATCCTGGCAGGGGCTGTTCCATggtctgctgctcctcagagctgtgcttccCTCTGCATGAGGGAGTTCCTGTGATGGAGCTGAGGTAAAGCCCAAACTGCCCCAAAGCCAGGGTTGGGTCTCCCTCTTGGGGCTGGGTGACCCAGGGCTGGTGAGCTCAGGGGGATAAATCACACTTCCACCAGCCCACTTCACAGAGCCCTTTCTAATCAGCTCAGAGATGTCCCTggggactgcagggggttggcctggaggGACTTTGAAGCTCCCTTCGCACCCAAAACcactctgggattctatgaGATGGTTTCTTATCAgccagtgagggaagaaaagagacacagatggaaagcagcaggctgcagcaggaggcactgcaATGCTCCTCCTTTGGTGCCCAGACtgcccttgagcagccaaggagGGAGGTGAGCACCAACCAAGAGCATCCCCCCCCTGCAGacaccaccctgccagagggCCTTTGGAGGCCACCTTTGCCCCACAGAGATTCTGCTTCCATCCACCcttctgcagaggctgctggagctgggtcctgctcaggcctggggcagagctttgCTAAGCCACAGGTGGAGGAGCAGCTTGGGCCTgagcctgcctcagtttccccatgaGCACAGAGCTTCTACCCAcgctggctgccctgggaggtcgGCTGGTGCTCTGTGGGCACCAGGTGGCCATGGGGGAGGGCAAgaaaggggcactgggggctcaGGGGTGGGCAAGAAAGAGGTGCTGGGTCACAGGGATGTGCAAGaaaggggtgctgggggctcagggaTGGGCAAGAAAGGGGCACTGGGGCTCAGGGGTGGGCAAGAAAGGGGCGCTG comes from the Dryobates pubescens isolate bDryPub1 chromosome 35, bDryPub1.pri, whole genome shotgun sequence genome and includes:
- the KCNA10 gene encoding potassium voltage-gated channel subfamily A member 10, with the protein product MMDLAPWKEMEVALVSFDNADQIVEDPTYPNELSPAGPARKGHPGCANLLSNLRILINSENANNETLFSRFPPEFGDHLLGERGGMEEGDQRVIINIAGLRFETRLKTLNQFPETLLGDPEKRMRYFDSMRNEYFFDRNRPSFDGILYYYQSGGKIRRPANVPIDVFADEITFYELGDEAMDQFREDEGFIKDPETLLPTNDFHRQFWLLFEYPESSSAARGVALVSVLVIVISIIIFCMETLPEFREEREFRSAQELSGNLTDTLLAHSTFTDPFFVIETACIVWFSFELFVRFVVCPSKTEFFRNIMNIIDIVSIIPYFVTLTTELIQQSELNGQQNMSLAILRIIRLVRVFRIFKLSRHSKGLQILGQTLKASMRELGLLIFFLFIGVILFSSAVYFAEVDEPQSHFSSIPDGFWWAVVTMTTVGYGDMCPTTLGGKIVGTLCAIAGVLTIALPVPVIVSNFNYFYHRETENEEKQMLPGEVERILTSVVTGTGSMESLNKTNGGYPRDKAKK